The following are encoded in a window of Oncorhynchus keta strain PuntledgeMale-10-30-2019 chromosome 10, Oket_V2, whole genome shotgun sequence genomic DNA:
- the LOC127932324 gene encoding bromodomain-containing protein DDB_G0280777-like yields MVQKQQAAATLRQKELTTMPQEWHPAQFPQQQKQPALMLLPQKELTTMPPQVWHPAQMPQQQKQLATMLQKQPAPMPQPQKQQATMPPQVWHPAQMPQQQKQPATEPHDVWYPAKMVQKQQAAATRQQKELTAVHQQPQQVWYPDKIPQNQPTTEPQQQKQPTALAQQAWYPAQKPQLQKQPAAEPQQQIEPTAMPQLPQQVWHPDQFLQEQKQPFTMHLPQKELTANPPQLWQSAQMPKQHKQPAAMLQQVWHRAQKQLAPMPQQPHDVWYPAKMVQKQVAAVTAMPHTHQQVWHPAEFPQQQKQPASTPLPQEQPTAVPQQVWYPAQMSRQQLASMPLPQKQLNDVPQQEWQPAQIPQKQPAAEPQQNEPATIPQQVGYPAQMSQQRKQHTAMPQHQLTPMPQQLWHVAQMPQKQLAPMSQQNHYESTEDGDSSSTQASIVEQSGVIPIYSYSSKSHYENGRTVFSLTRYTPREAMPVDSGNAPKDSFVRTGAPSVYPSLVKDSARKM; encoded by the exons ATGGTCCAGAAGCAACAAGCAGCTGCAACTCTGCGGCAGAAGGAACTGACCACCATGCCTCAAGAGTGGCATCCAGCTCAATTTCCCCAGCAGCAGAAGCAACCAGCCCTAATGCTTTTACCGCAGAAGGAACTGACCACCATGCCCCCGCAAGTATGGCATCCAGCTCAAATGCCCCAGCAGCAAAAACAACTGGCCACCATGCTGCAGAAGCAACCAGCCCCAATGCCTCAACCACAGAAGCAACAGGCCACCATGCCCCCGCAAGTATGGCATCCAGCTCAAATGCCTCAGCAGCAAAAGCAACCAGCTACTGAACCTCATGACGTGTGGTATCCAGCTAAAATGGTCCAGAAGCAACAAGCAGCTGCAACTCGGCAGCAGAAGGAACTGACCGCCGTACACCAGCAACCTCAGCAAGTGTGGTATCCAGATAAAATTCCCCAGAACCAACCAACCACTGAACCCCAGCAGCAGAAGCAACCGACCGCCTTGGCCCAGCAAGCATGGTATCCAGCTCAAAAGCCCCAGCTGCAGAAGCAACCGGCCGCTGAACCTCAGCAGCAAATTGAACCGACCGCCATGCCCCAGCTACCTcagcaagtgtggcatccagATCAATTTCTCCAGGAGCAGAAGCAACCATTCACTATGCATCTACCTCAGAAGGAACTGACCGCCAATCCACCACAACTGTGGCAATCCGCTCAAATGCCCAAGCAGCATAAGCAACCGGCTGCCATGCTTCAGCAAGTGTGGCATCGGGCACAGAAGCAACTGGCCCCTATGCCCCAGCAGCCTCATGACGTGTGGTATCCAGCTAAAATGGTCCAGAAGCAAGTCGCTGCGGTGACCGCCATGCCGCATACGCATCAGCAAGTATGGCATCCAGCTGAATTTCCCCAGCAGCAGAAGCAACCGGCCTCCACGCCTCTACCGCAGGAGCAACCGACCGCCGTACCCCAGCAAGTGTGGTATCCAGCTCAAATGTCACGGCAGCAACTGGCCTCCATGCCTCTACCGCAGAAGCAACTGAACGACGTGCCTCAGCAAGAGTGGCAACCAGCTCAAATACCGCAGAAGCAACCGGCTGCTGAACCGCAGCAGAACGAACCGGCCACCATACCCCAGCAAGTGGGGTATCCAGCTCAAATGTCCCAGCAGCGGAAGCAACACACTGCCATGCCACAGCACCAACTGACCCCCATGCCTCAGCAATTATGGCATGTAGCACAAATGCCCCAGAAGCAACTGGCCCCAATGTCTCAGCAGAATCACTACGAAAGCACTGAAGATGGTGACTCTAGTAGCACTCAGGCCAGCATCGTTGAACAGTCGGGTGTCATCCCAATCTATTCCTACAGTTCCAAATCGCACTACGAGAATGGCAGGACTGTATTCTCCCTAACCCGCTACACTCCTAGGGAGGCTATGCCTGTTGACAGTGGAAATGCTCCCAAGGACAGTTTTGTTCGTACTGGTGCACCAAGTGTATATCCATCACTAGTGAAGGATTCTGCAAG GAAAATGTAA